In a single window of the Gadus chalcogrammus isolate NIFS_2021 chromosome 20, NIFS_Gcha_1.0, whole genome shotgun sequence genome:
- the ift88 gene encoding intraflagellar transport protein 88 homolog isoform X3 gives MMENVHLVEDEDDIYSGYNDYNATFDSEELDNDEGFQQAVRTSHGRRPPMTAKFPGTAIGGRPIGTSFGARIPLASSLGRPVTGAIQDGAARPMTAVRAAGYTSALTRGTTFDPLGQSKGPAPPLEARNDDTPEEKIKILEKRVNELIAESCIAHSQGSLQLALEKAKEAGRKERALVRQREQSGNADHINPDLTYAVLFNLANQYANNDMYPEALNTYQVIVKNKMFTNAGRLKVNMANIYFKQKNYPKAIKFYRMALDQISNAHKETRIKILQNIGVVFVRMGQYSDAVTSFEHIMSESPNVRTGFNLILCYYATGDRDRMKKAFQKLIAVPLGIGEEDKYIPTNDDTHANLVTEAIKNDKLHQMERERKSLAEKFIMTSAKLIAPAIESSFAAGFDWCVDMVKSSQYVELANDLEINKAITYLRQKDFKQAVESLKMFEKKDSRVKSAAATNLSFLYFLEKDYEQADRYADLAMSADRYNPAALINKGNTCFVRQDYDKAEEFYREALRNDSSCTEALYNLGLTYKRLNRLEEALDGFLKLHAILRNSSQVMFQLAHLYELLDDPQQAMDWLMQLISVTPTDPQVLAKLGGLHDLEGDKPQALQYYSESFRHFPSNMAVIEWLGAYYIETQFCEKAIQYFERAMLIQPTQVKWQLMVASCYRRSGNYQQALETYKDIHRKFPENIECLRFLVRLCTDMGMKEVQEYATKMKKVEKMKEIREQRVRSGREGSARARREGREGSAGSDSGNSSQGNSSRGDRLSTKLKSLPGSNEPYESSGQRDLDASYVDPLGPQTERPKTAAKKRGDESDFADEELGDDLLPE, from the exons ATGACAGCCAAGTTTCCTGGCACTGCTATTGGTGGACGTCCCATTGGCACTTCCTTTGGA GCCAGGATTCCGTTGGCTTCTTCTCTGGGCAGGCCTGTGACCGGAGCCATTCAG GATGGAGCTGCCAGACCAATGACAGCGGTGCGAGCTGCAGGCTACACCTCAGCCCTGACCAGAG GAACAacctttgaccccctcggtCAGTCAaaaggccccgcccctcccttggAGGCCCGCAATGATGACAC ACCCGAGGAGAAGATCAAGATCCTGGAGAAGAGAGTGAACGAGCTGATTGCCGAAAGCTGCATCGCACACAGCCAGGGCTCCCTGCAGCTG GCCCTTGAGAAGGCCAAGGAGGCAGGCAGGAAGGAGCGGGCGctggtgagacagagagaacagtCCGGAAACGCCGACCACATCAACCCTGACCTCACCTACGCT GTGTTGTTTAACCTCGCCAACCAATATGCAAATAATGACATGTACCCGGAGGCTCTGAACACCTACCAGGTGATCGTGAAGAACAAGATGTTCACCAATGCAG GGAGGCTGAAGGTGAACATGGCCAACATCTACTTCAAGCAGAAGAACTACCCCAAGGCCATCAAGTTCTACCGCATGGCCCTGGACCAGATCTCCAACGCCCACAAGGAGACGCGGATCAAGATCCTGCAGAACATCGGCGTGGTCTTTGTCCGCATGGGCCAGTACTCGGACGCCGTCACCTCCTTCGAGCACATCATGAGCGAGAGCCCCAACGTGCGCACCGGCTTCAACCTGATCCTGTGCTACTACGCCACGGGGGACCGCGACCGCATGAAGAAGGCCTTCCAGAAGCTCATCGCCGTGCCGCTGGGCATCGGAGAGGAGGACAAGTACATCCCCACCAAC GATGACACTCACGCCAATCTGGTCACCGAAGCGATCAAAAACGACAAGCTCCaccagatggagagggagag GAAGTCTCTGGCGGAGAAGTTCATCATGACGTCAGCCAAGCTCATCGCACCGGCCATCGAGAGCTCCTTTGCCGCGGGATTCGACTG GTGTGTGGACATGGTGAAGAGTTCCCAGTATGTGGAGCTGGCAAATGATTTGGAGATCAACAAAGCCATCACCTACCTCCGACAGAAGGACTTCAAACAG GCGGTCGAGTCGCTAAAGATGTTTGAAAAGAAGGACAGCCGGGTGAAGAGCGCCGCCGCCAccaacctctccttcctctactTTCTG GAGAAGGACTACGAGCAGGCGGACCGCTACGCCGACCTGGCCATGAGCGCGGACCGCTACAACCCCGCGGCCCTCATCAACAAGGGCAACACCTGCTTCGTGAGGCAGGACTACGACAAGGCGGAGGAGTTCTACCGGGAGGCCCTGAGGAACGACTCCTCGTGCACCGAGGCCCTCTACAACCTGG GTCTGACCTATAAGAGGCTGAACCGACTGGAGGAGGCCCTCGATGGGTTCCTGAAGCTCCACGCCATCCTGAGGAACAGCTCCCAGGTCATGTTCCAGCTGGCCCACCT ctatGAGCTCCTGGACGACCCCCAGCAGGCCATGGATTGGCTGATGCAGCTGATCAGCGTGACCCCCACTGACCCCCAGGTGCTGGCCAAGCTGGGGGGGCTCCATGACTTAGAGGGAGACAAGCCCCAGGCCCTGCAGTACTACtcagag TCCTTCAGACACTTCCCGTCCAACATGGCGGTGATTGAGTGGCTCGGGGCGTACTACATCGAGACCCAGTTCTGTGAGAAGGCCATCCAGTACTTTGAGAGAGCGATGCTCATCCA GCCGACCCAGGTCAAGTGGCAGCTGATGGTGGCTAGCTGTTACAGGAGAAGTG GCAACTACCAACAGGCCCTGGAGACTTACAAGGACATCCACCGCAAGTTCCCAGAAAACATAGAAT GTCTCCGGTTCCTGGTCAGGCTGTGTACTGACATGGGGATGAAGGAGGTTCAGGAGTACGCCACCAAGATGAAGAAAGTAGAGAAAATGAAGGAGATCAGAGAAcag AGGGTGAGGTCGGGGAGGGAGGGCAGTGCCAGAGCGCGCCGGGAGGGGCGAGAGGGGAGCGCAGGCAGTG ACAGTGGAAACAGTAGCCAGGGCAACAGTTCCCGTGGTGACCGTCTGAGCACCAAGCTGAAGTCCCTTCCTGGTTCCAACGAACCCTACGAGTCCAGCGGCCAGAGAGATCTAG ACGCCTCCTACGTGGACCCGCTGGGCCCTCAGACGGAGAGACCGAAGACGGCCGCTAAGAAGCGGGGGGATGAGAGCGACTTCGCGGACGAAGAGCTAGGAGATGACCTACTACCCGAGTGA
- the ift88 gene encoding intraflagellar transport protein 88 homolog isoform X2, whose product MMENVHLVEDEDDIYSGYNDYNATFDSEELDNDEGFQQAVRTSHGRRPPMTAKFPGTAIGGRPIGTSFGARIPLASSLGRPVTGAIQDGAARPMTAVRAAGYTSALTRGTTFDPLGQSKGPAPPLEARNDDTPEEKIKILEKRVNELIAESCIAHSQGSLQLALEKAKEAGRKERALVRQREQSGNADHINPDLTYAVLFNLANQYANNDMYPEALNTYQVIVKNKMFTNAGRLKVNMANIYFKQKNYPKAIKFYRMALDQISNAHKETRIKILQNIGVVFVRMGQYSDAVTSFEHIMSESPNVRTGFNLILCYYATGDRDRMKKAFQKLIAVPLGIGEEDKYIPTNDDTHANLVTEAIKNDKLHQMERERKSLAEKFIMTSAKLIAPAIESSFAAGFDWCVDMVKSSQYVELANDLEINKAITYLRQKDFKQAVESLKMFEKKDSRVKSAAATNLSFLYFLEKDYEQADRYADLAMSADRYNPAALINKGNTCFVRQDYDKAEEFYREALRNDSSCTEALYNLGLTYKRLNRLEEALDGFLKLHAILRNSSQVMFQLAHLYELLDDPQQAMDWLMQLISVTPTDPQVLAKLGGLHDLEGDKPQALQYYSESFRHFPSNMAVIEWLGAYYIETQFCEKAIQYFERAMLIQPTQVKWQLMVASCYRRSGNYQQALETYKDIHRKFPENIECLRFLVRLCTDMGMKEVQEYATKMKKVEKMKEIREQRVRSGREGSARARREGREGSAGSGVDVKPDSGNSSQGNSSRGDRLSTKLKSLPGSNEPYESSGQRDLDASYVDPLGPQTERPKTAAKKRGDESDFADEELGDDLLPE is encoded by the exons ATGACAGCCAAGTTTCCTGGCACTGCTATTGGTGGACGTCCCATTGGCACTTCCTTTGGA GCCAGGATTCCGTTGGCTTCTTCTCTGGGCAGGCCTGTGACCGGAGCCATTCAG GATGGAGCTGCCAGACCAATGACAGCGGTGCGAGCTGCAGGCTACACCTCAGCCCTGACCAGAG GAACAacctttgaccccctcggtCAGTCAaaaggccccgcccctcccttggAGGCCCGCAATGATGACAC ACCCGAGGAGAAGATCAAGATCCTGGAGAAGAGAGTGAACGAGCTGATTGCCGAAAGCTGCATCGCACACAGCCAGGGCTCCCTGCAGCTG GCCCTTGAGAAGGCCAAGGAGGCAGGCAGGAAGGAGCGGGCGctggtgagacagagagaacagtCCGGAAACGCCGACCACATCAACCCTGACCTCACCTACGCT GTGTTGTTTAACCTCGCCAACCAATATGCAAATAATGACATGTACCCGGAGGCTCTGAACACCTACCAGGTGATCGTGAAGAACAAGATGTTCACCAATGCAG GGAGGCTGAAGGTGAACATGGCCAACATCTACTTCAAGCAGAAGAACTACCCCAAGGCCATCAAGTTCTACCGCATGGCCCTGGACCAGATCTCCAACGCCCACAAGGAGACGCGGATCAAGATCCTGCAGAACATCGGCGTGGTCTTTGTCCGCATGGGCCAGTACTCGGACGCCGTCACCTCCTTCGAGCACATCATGAGCGAGAGCCCCAACGTGCGCACCGGCTTCAACCTGATCCTGTGCTACTACGCCACGGGGGACCGCGACCGCATGAAGAAGGCCTTCCAGAAGCTCATCGCCGTGCCGCTGGGCATCGGAGAGGAGGACAAGTACATCCCCACCAAC GATGACACTCACGCCAATCTGGTCACCGAAGCGATCAAAAACGACAAGCTCCaccagatggagagggagag GAAGTCTCTGGCGGAGAAGTTCATCATGACGTCAGCCAAGCTCATCGCACCGGCCATCGAGAGCTCCTTTGCCGCGGGATTCGACTG GTGTGTGGACATGGTGAAGAGTTCCCAGTATGTGGAGCTGGCAAATGATTTGGAGATCAACAAAGCCATCACCTACCTCCGACAGAAGGACTTCAAACAG GCGGTCGAGTCGCTAAAGATGTTTGAAAAGAAGGACAGCCGGGTGAAGAGCGCCGCCGCCAccaacctctccttcctctactTTCTG GAGAAGGACTACGAGCAGGCGGACCGCTACGCCGACCTGGCCATGAGCGCGGACCGCTACAACCCCGCGGCCCTCATCAACAAGGGCAACACCTGCTTCGTGAGGCAGGACTACGACAAGGCGGAGGAGTTCTACCGGGAGGCCCTGAGGAACGACTCCTCGTGCACCGAGGCCCTCTACAACCTGG GTCTGACCTATAAGAGGCTGAACCGACTGGAGGAGGCCCTCGATGGGTTCCTGAAGCTCCACGCCATCCTGAGGAACAGCTCCCAGGTCATGTTCCAGCTGGCCCACCT ctatGAGCTCCTGGACGACCCCCAGCAGGCCATGGATTGGCTGATGCAGCTGATCAGCGTGACCCCCACTGACCCCCAGGTGCTGGCCAAGCTGGGGGGGCTCCATGACTTAGAGGGAGACAAGCCCCAGGCCCTGCAGTACTACtcagag TCCTTCAGACACTTCCCGTCCAACATGGCGGTGATTGAGTGGCTCGGGGCGTACTACATCGAGACCCAGTTCTGTGAGAAGGCCATCCAGTACTTTGAGAGAGCGATGCTCATCCA GCCGACCCAGGTCAAGTGGCAGCTGATGGTGGCTAGCTGTTACAGGAGAAGTG GCAACTACCAACAGGCCCTGGAGACTTACAAGGACATCCACCGCAAGTTCCCAGAAAACATAGAAT GTCTCCGGTTCCTGGTCAGGCTGTGTACTGACATGGGGATGAAGGAGGTTCAGGAGTACGCCACCAAGATGAAGAAAGTAGAGAAAATGAAGGAGATCAGAGAAcag AGGGTGAGGTCGGGGAGGGAGGGCAGTGCCAGAGCGCGCCGGGAGGGGCGAGAGGGGAGCGCAGGCAGTG GAGTGGATGTGAAACCAG ACAGTGGAAACAGTAGCCAGGGCAACAGTTCCCGTGGTGACCGTCTGAGCACCAAGCTGAAGTCCCTTCCTGGTTCCAACGAACCCTACGAGTCCAGCGGCCAGAGAGATCTAG ACGCCTCCTACGTGGACCCGCTGGGCCCTCAGACGGAGAGACCGAAGACGGCCGCTAAGAAGCGGGGGGATGAGAGCGACTTCGCGGACGAAGAGCTAGGAGATGACCTACTACCCGAGTGA
- the ift88 gene encoding intraflagellar transport protein 88 homolog isoform X1: protein MMENVHLVEDEDDIYSGYNDYNATFDSEELDNDEGFQQAVRTSHGRRPPMTAKFPGTAIGGRPIGTSFGARIPLASSLGRPVTGAIQDGAARPMTAVRAAGYTSALTRGTTFDPLGQSKGPAPPLEARNDDTPEEKIKILEKRVNELIAESCIAHSQGSLQLALEKAKEAGRKERALVRQREQSGNADHINPDLTYAVLFNLANQYANNDMYPEALNTYQVIVKNKMFTNAGRLKVNMANIYFKQKNYPKAIKFYRMALDQISNAHKETRIKILQNIGVVFVRMGQYSDAVTSFEHIMSESPNVRTGFNLILCYYATGDRDRMKKAFQKLIAVPLGIGEEDKYIPTNDDTHANLVTEAIKNDKLHQMERERKSLAEKFIMTSAKLIAPAIESSFAAGFDWCVDMVKSSQYVELANDLEINKAITYLRQKDFKQAVESLKMFEKKDSRVKSAAATNLSFLYFLEKDYEQADRYADLAMSADRYNPAALINKGNTCFVRQDYDKAEEFYREALRNDSSCTEALYNLGLTYKRLNRLEEALDGFLKLHAILRNSSQVMFQLAHLYELLDDPQQAMDWLMQLISVTPTDPQVLAKLGGLHDLEGDKPQALQYYSESFRHFPSNMAVIEWLGAYYIETQFCEKAIQYFERAMLIQPTQVKWQLMVASCYRRSGNYQQALETYKDIHRKFPENIECLRFLVRLCTDMGMKEVQEYATKMKKVEKMKEIREQRVRSGREGSARARREGREGSAGSGHAPSPVLTPPKKERELSGVDVKPDSGNSSQGNSSRGDRLSTKLKSLPGSNEPYESSGQRDLDASYVDPLGPQTERPKTAAKKRGDESDFADEELGDDLLPE, encoded by the exons ATGACAGCCAAGTTTCCTGGCACTGCTATTGGTGGACGTCCCATTGGCACTTCCTTTGGA GCCAGGATTCCGTTGGCTTCTTCTCTGGGCAGGCCTGTGACCGGAGCCATTCAG GATGGAGCTGCCAGACCAATGACAGCGGTGCGAGCTGCAGGCTACACCTCAGCCCTGACCAGAG GAACAacctttgaccccctcggtCAGTCAaaaggccccgcccctcccttggAGGCCCGCAATGATGACAC ACCCGAGGAGAAGATCAAGATCCTGGAGAAGAGAGTGAACGAGCTGATTGCCGAAAGCTGCATCGCACACAGCCAGGGCTCCCTGCAGCTG GCCCTTGAGAAGGCCAAGGAGGCAGGCAGGAAGGAGCGGGCGctggtgagacagagagaacagtCCGGAAACGCCGACCACATCAACCCTGACCTCACCTACGCT GTGTTGTTTAACCTCGCCAACCAATATGCAAATAATGACATGTACCCGGAGGCTCTGAACACCTACCAGGTGATCGTGAAGAACAAGATGTTCACCAATGCAG GGAGGCTGAAGGTGAACATGGCCAACATCTACTTCAAGCAGAAGAACTACCCCAAGGCCATCAAGTTCTACCGCATGGCCCTGGACCAGATCTCCAACGCCCACAAGGAGACGCGGATCAAGATCCTGCAGAACATCGGCGTGGTCTTTGTCCGCATGGGCCAGTACTCGGACGCCGTCACCTCCTTCGAGCACATCATGAGCGAGAGCCCCAACGTGCGCACCGGCTTCAACCTGATCCTGTGCTACTACGCCACGGGGGACCGCGACCGCATGAAGAAGGCCTTCCAGAAGCTCATCGCCGTGCCGCTGGGCATCGGAGAGGAGGACAAGTACATCCCCACCAAC GATGACACTCACGCCAATCTGGTCACCGAAGCGATCAAAAACGACAAGCTCCaccagatggagagggagag GAAGTCTCTGGCGGAGAAGTTCATCATGACGTCAGCCAAGCTCATCGCACCGGCCATCGAGAGCTCCTTTGCCGCGGGATTCGACTG GTGTGTGGACATGGTGAAGAGTTCCCAGTATGTGGAGCTGGCAAATGATTTGGAGATCAACAAAGCCATCACCTACCTCCGACAGAAGGACTTCAAACAG GCGGTCGAGTCGCTAAAGATGTTTGAAAAGAAGGACAGCCGGGTGAAGAGCGCCGCCGCCAccaacctctccttcctctactTTCTG GAGAAGGACTACGAGCAGGCGGACCGCTACGCCGACCTGGCCATGAGCGCGGACCGCTACAACCCCGCGGCCCTCATCAACAAGGGCAACACCTGCTTCGTGAGGCAGGACTACGACAAGGCGGAGGAGTTCTACCGGGAGGCCCTGAGGAACGACTCCTCGTGCACCGAGGCCCTCTACAACCTGG GTCTGACCTATAAGAGGCTGAACCGACTGGAGGAGGCCCTCGATGGGTTCCTGAAGCTCCACGCCATCCTGAGGAACAGCTCCCAGGTCATGTTCCAGCTGGCCCACCT ctatGAGCTCCTGGACGACCCCCAGCAGGCCATGGATTGGCTGATGCAGCTGATCAGCGTGACCCCCACTGACCCCCAGGTGCTGGCCAAGCTGGGGGGGCTCCATGACTTAGAGGGAGACAAGCCCCAGGCCCTGCAGTACTACtcagag TCCTTCAGACACTTCCCGTCCAACATGGCGGTGATTGAGTGGCTCGGGGCGTACTACATCGAGACCCAGTTCTGTGAGAAGGCCATCCAGTACTTTGAGAGAGCGATGCTCATCCA GCCGACCCAGGTCAAGTGGCAGCTGATGGTGGCTAGCTGTTACAGGAGAAGTG GCAACTACCAACAGGCCCTGGAGACTTACAAGGACATCCACCGCAAGTTCCCAGAAAACATAGAAT GTCTCCGGTTCCTGGTCAGGCTGTGTACTGACATGGGGATGAAGGAGGTTCAGGAGTACGCCACCAAGATGAAGAAAGTAGAGAAAATGAAGGAGATCAGAGAAcag AGGGTGAGGTCGGGGAGGGAGGGCAGTGCCAGAGCGCGCCGGGAGGGGCGAGAGGGGAGCGCAGGCAGTG gccacgccccctcgcCTGTTCTCACTCCTccaaagaaggagagagaactcTCTG GAGTGGATGTGAAACCAG ACAGTGGAAACAGTAGCCAGGGCAACAGTTCCCGTGGTGACCGTCTGAGCACCAAGCTGAAGTCCCTTCCTGGTTCCAACGAACCCTACGAGTCCAGCGGCCAGAGAGATCTAG ACGCCTCCTACGTGGACCCGCTGGGCCCTCAGACGGAGAGACCGAAGACGGCCGCTAAGAAGCGGGGGGATGAGAGCGACTTCGCGGACGAAGAGCTAGGAGATGACCTACTACCCGAGTGA
- the il17d gene encoding interleukin-17D: protein MWWLKRRATLLRLGVLVLLLYLLQVAAADVTRAGRVKKKKPVLVASSRTRRCLDLQEEILEQMLGRLSVGVLQAFHQTLQIAPSERHNLTCPAAGRLLQSDSKTRVPVNLLSLSPWAYRISHDPLRYPRFIPEAYCLCTGCLTGPGGKESVRHRSTPVYTPSVILRRTGACVAGRHSYVESYVSLAVGCTCVPLLAEDREAQSGNQSLDRVAPKHGGETGVTNDNKIVYKTTTGGLV from the exons ATGTGGTGGTTGAAACGGCGCGCGACGCTGCTCCGGCTGGGCGTGCTCGTGCtgctcctctacctgctccaGGTCGCGGCGGCGGACGTGACGCGCGCGGGGCGCGTGAAAAAGAAGAAGCCTGTGCTTGTGGCGTCCTCGCGGACCCGCCGGTGTCTGGACCTCCAGGAGGAGATCCTCGAGCAGATGCTCGGTCGCCTGTCGGTGGGGGTCCTCCAGGCTTTTCACCAAACACTGCAGATCGCGCCCAGCGAACGGCACAACCTCACCTGCCCCGCGGCCGGCCGCCTACTCCAAAGTGACTCCAAGACCCGCGTGCCGGTCAACCTGCTCAGCCTATCTCCCTGGGCCTACCG CATCTCCCACGACCCCTTGAGGTACCCGCGCTTCATCCCCGAGGCCTACTGCCTGTGCACGGGCTGTCTGACGGGACCGGGTGGCAAGGAGAGCGTGCGGCACCGCAGCACGCCCGTCTACACGCCCTCCGTCATTCTGCGACGCACGGGTGCGTGCGTCGCGGGCCGCCACTCCTACGTGGAGAGCTATGTGTCCTTGGCCGTTGGGTGCACGTGCGTCCCGCTGCTCGCCGAGGACCGAGAGGCGCAGAGCGGGAACCAGAGTTTGGACAGAGTTGCTCCTAAACATGGAGGAGAGACTGGAGTGACTAACGATAACAAGATTGTATATAAAACCACCACTGGAGGGCTGGTATAA
- the eef1akmt1 gene encoding EEF1A lysine methyltransferase 1 isoform X1 produces MIQTGTEMSDSDDDVPRLSADTLAALQEFYNETSHPDAPTAASADKFSVGAVGEDWGMSQFWYDDVTATRLAEEVIQEAGDGGRIACVSAPSVYQKLKQGVVEGSDRISAVLLEYDRRFAAYGDDFLFYDYNHPLALPAALQGAFDIVLVDPPYLALECLSKITQTVKYLSKGKVLLCTGAIMEEHAEELLGLRRCGFLPKHNKNLANEFRCFTSYDSRLLSC; encoded by the exons ATGATACAAACTGGTACA GAGATGAGTGACAGCGATGATGACGTGCCGCGGCTGTCTGCGGACACGCTGGCTGCACTGCAGGAGTTCTACAACGAGACATCCCACCCCGACGCCCCCACTGCTGCCTCTGCAGACAAATTCTCTGTGGGAGCAGTAGGAGAGGACTGG ggtATGAGTCAGTTCTGGTATGACGATGTAACTGCCACCCGGTTGGCTGAGGAGGTGATCCAAGAGGCGGGAGATGGTGGGAG gatAGCGTGCGTGAGCGCCCCCAGTGTGTACCAGAAGCTGAAGCAGGGAGTCGTCGAGGGTTCTGACCGGATCTCGGCCGTGTTGCTAGAGTACGACCGGCGCTTCGCCGCCTACGGCGATGACTTCCTCTTCTACGACTACAACCATCCGCTGGCGCTGCCCGCGGCCCTGCAGGGGGCCTTCGACATTGTGCTGGTGGACCCCCCCTACCTCGCCCTCGAGTGTCTCTCGAAGATCACCCAGACGGTGAAGTACCTGAGCAAGGGAAAGGTGCTGCTCTGCACAG GAGCCATCATGGAGGAGCACGCCGAGGAGCTTCTGGGCCTGAGGAGGTGCGGCTTCCTCCCCAAACACAACAAGAACCTGGCCAACGAGTTCCGCTGCTTCACCAGCTACGACTCCCGCCTCCTCTCGTGctga
- the eef1akmt1 gene encoding EEF1A lysine methyltransferase 1 isoform X2 — translation MSDSDDDVPRLSADTLAALQEFYNETSHPDAPTAASADKFSVGAVGEDWGMSQFWYDDVTATRLAEEVIQEAGDGGRIACVSAPSVYQKLKQGVVEGSDRISAVLLEYDRRFAAYGDDFLFYDYNHPLALPAALQGAFDIVLVDPPYLALECLSKITQTVKYLSKGKVLLCTGAIMEEHAEELLGLRRCGFLPKHNKNLANEFRCFTSYDSRLLSC, via the exons ATGAGTGACAGCGATGATGACGTGCCGCGGCTGTCTGCGGACACGCTGGCTGCACTGCAGGAGTTCTACAACGAGACATCCCACCCCGACGCCCCCACTGCTGCCTCTGCAGACAAATTCTCTGTGGGAGCAGTAGGAGAGGACTGG ggtATGAGTCAGTTCTGGTATGACGATGTAACTGCCACCCGGTTGGCTGAGGAGGTGATCCAAGAGGCGGGAGATGGTGGGAG gatAGCGTGCGTGAGCGCCCCCAGTGTGTACCAGAAGCTGAAGCAGGGAGTCGTCGAGGGTTCTGACCGGATCTCGGCCGTGTTGCTAGAGTACGACCGGCGCTTCGCCGCCTACGGCGATGACTTCCTCTTCTACGACTACAACCATCCGCTGGCGCTGCCCGCGGCCCTGCAGGGGGCCTTCGACATTGTGCTGGTGGACCCCCCCTACCTCGCCCTCGAGTGTCTCTCGAAGATCACCCAGACGGTGAAGTACCTGAGCAAGGGAAAGGTGCTGCTCTGCACAG GAGCCATCATGGAGGAGCACGCCGAGGAGCTTCTGGGCCTGAGGAGGTGCGGCTTCCTCCCCAAACACAACAAGAACCTGGCCAACGAGTTCCGCTGCTTCACCAGCTACGACTCCCGCCTCCTCTCGTGctga